The genome window TTTCATCGGTGCCGGTTGTTGCTAAGCTAACTTTTAACTGTTATTCTCCCCCATGACAGCTCGAGGGTCTCGTGACGCCGTGTAAGGATCGCGAGCAGTGACCAAAAAAAAGGAGCCGCGTGGGATGCTGGGAGTTGTAGTTTTGTTGACACgtaagtgaaaataaaaatacaacatttaaaaaaaaaaaatgtaaatgtttttttttgttaatgttgttCAAGGAACCTTTTCTTTTGCCCCAGACTCAACTGATGTGTAgtctgggtgtgcgtgtgtgtgtggaggggccTGGCTcctacttcttctttttctctgacTTTCCCAATACAATTATGTTTATTCCTTTCCTTTGCGATTTTGTCCCGGTTTGCAAAACTTTGGACTTAAAAAAACGACGAGGTCAATGCACTTGAATCTACTGACTCGGTGTTCTGTGGGTTTTTTATTCAACAAATGTTCAATATTTCAGTCTTTTTCACTTTGAGTTAAATATCTTCATCAATTGTCGTTCCGATCATGAAtacaaataattataaataaataattaataaaacaagGGGTTTACATTAACATTTATCCATAGTATACCCGTAATGGAAACCAGGAAAATAGTTAATACTTAAAAATACTTAAAACATTGTATTTTGAAGCAGATTGTATTGTGATATGATCAAATGGATGTATTTGTGCATTCATAGCAATGAATGTGGTTAAATGGGATTCAATGGGGGCATCTTTTGCCTTAAAGGGTTCCGCCCTTACGAAAAAGTCCAATGCTTTAAGAAAGCCaaaattatttgaaaatgaaaaagacaaagagtaaaaacaacattttcaataaattattaaaacaataaacacaacagAGGGCGGCTGggtcaaaatgtcaaataattcTCTGACCAAAAATTCCAGTTCCATTTCACTTGTGAAAGTCCAGTGTTGAGACAGTTTCACTATGACTACTGGACGTGTGTTGGTCAACTCCTCTTTCAGTCAGCCTGGAGATCCTGCAGCACACGCAGGTTTCTTACTTGTAAGGGGGAGATACAGAAACACATCACAGTTTAAAACCAACtagtatttttatttacttgGTTTGCTTTTATCCTTTTGATCCCCTTTGATGGAACTGTGACATGTTTTTGTCTGGCGGTGTTTTTGGAggacagcatttttttttcttccaatcgAGACATTTGCATCCCGCGTGAGGAGAACAAACTGATCCTGAAGCAGATTGTGACGTCGGTCTCCCGCTGCAGACATGGAAGAAAAGACTCCGCTGCTGAACAAAAGACCCACATCGACTGAATCCAAGGTGGGAACCCTTTCACTTGTTTAGAGTCTGATCAGCAGTCTACACATTTACTTTATGCTGTTTAACATGAACAAAAGAGACTGCCGGGGATTACAGTCTGTAAATCGACAGAAGGTTTTATTACAAGCACAAGATAGCGTAAGATAGCTTTCTTTGTTGGGATCACTTTGGTAAAACATTAATTATCAGGGTAGCAGTTTGCAATTAACGTACATTTTCCCTATCAAAGTCTTACTTGAAAGAATATGGTAAATTATGGTCTATTTCTGAAgagaccataatttactaagaGACTTTAAGATTGAACACTCAAACCGATGTTTTGAGTGCTAATGAGGGAAGTCCAatcattttctcattgacttCTATTCAATCTGACACGTCTCCCTCTGCTCACAATGAGAAAGAATGCAATCACTTCTGGGTGGATTTACTCTTCGGAACGTGTCGGCCTTCTCTCACTTCCACCCCAGATCCAAAACTCCAAACTATTCCTGGCGGTCTTCACCGCCGTCCTGGGGAACTTCAGCTTCGGTTACTCCCTGGTCTACTCGTCCCCGGTCCTGCCGAGGCTCACGGCCCCCGACGCCGACCCCAGGCTCAGGATGGGCCCGGAGCAGGCCGCTTGGTTCGGCTCCATCTACATGCTGGGCGCAGCGGCCGGCGGCCTCGGCGCCATGCTGCTCAACGACATGATCGGACGCAAGCTGAGCATCATGACGTCGGCGGTGCCGTCGGCTATTGGGTCAGTCGCGACGAGCGGGCGCACCGCGATGATTAAACGTCTTAACGGCGTAACTTTACGGTCCATCCTGGTAAACCTCCGCCTGTACCGATGTGTGTCACAGGTACATGCTGATGGGAGGGGCTGTAGACATATGGATGCTCCTTCTGGGCCGGTTCCTCACAGGCGTGGCCGGGGGGATGACCGCAGCATCTATTCCTGTGGGTTGCCGTGgttacagacaaaaaaaaaaaactattaatgcaaactttttttttcactcggAGTTGTTTGGTCACGTGACTGCATGTTTGCGTGTTCATGTCTCAGGTTTACATCTCGGAGATCTCCCACAAAGCGGTGAGAGGAGCTTTGGGCTCCTGCCCTCAGATCACCGCTGTGTTCGGGGCCCTGGTGCTCTACGCCATGGGTAGGCGGGTGCAGAATTGTTTTTCTGGCTGCTTCCCTTGGATAACACTAGGCCACGTTGCGGTATTCTTAAGTGCACTTCATGGGAACAGGTCCGGTGGTGCCGTGGCGGTGGCTGGCGGTGGCGGGGGAGGTCCCGGCCCTGTTGATGGTCGCGCTGCTGGTCTTCATGCCCAGCTCGCCCAGGAGGCTGCTGGCTCTgggcagagagcagcaggccGAGGGGGCCCTGCGCTGGCTGAGGGGGGACCACTACGACACACGCACTGAGCTCAGCGCCATACAGGTGGGAGACGCGCGGCCGTAAAAGAACAATCACACGTTGGATTATTTTGTCTGCACGTTGAGGTTACTATTCTTATTCCATTTGAGGACATCTGTTTTTCTGGACAACACAGGAGAGCATCGACAAACAAGAAAAAGTCACATGGTCGCGACTGGCCACACCCATCTACTACAAACCAATCCTGATCTCAGTGGTGATGCGTTTCCTGCAGCAGATGACGGGCATCACGCCCATGCTGGTCTACCTGGAGACCATCTTCTCCAAAAGCAACATGTCTCTGCCGCCCGGGTAGGACGTTCTATTTATCTACTTCCACTCATCTTCCGTTGATGTTCTCTcctgattttattttcatttctccTGCCGATGTTGTTGTTTGCAATGATTGGGTTTTGAATTCAATCCCAGGATGCACCTGACTTCCCTCTACCTGCTGTTTTCTCCCTCAGGTATGACGCCATCATCGTAGGCGCGGTCCGCCTCCTCTCCGtcgtcgtggcagccagtttgATGGACAGGGCGGGACGCAAAGCTCTG of Gasterosteus aculeatus chromosome 11, fGasAcu3.hap1.1, whole genome shotgun sequence contains these proteins:
- the slc2a6 gene encoding solute carrier family 2, facilitated glucose transporter member 6, translated to MEEKTPLLNKRPTSTESKIQNSKLFLAVFTAVLGNFSFGYSLVYSSPVLPRLTAPDADPRLRMGPEQAAWFGSIYMLGAAAGGLGAMLLNDMIGRKLSIMTSAVPSAIGYMLMGGAVDIWMLLLGRFLTGVAGGMTAASIPVYISEISHKAVRGALGSCPQITAVFGALVLYAMGPVVPWRWLAVAGEVPALLMVALLVFMPSSPRRLLALGREQQAEGALRWLRGDHYDTRTELSAIQESIDKQEKVTWSRLATPIYYKPILISVVMRFLQQMTGITPMLVYLETIFSKSNMSLPPGYDAIIVGAVRLLSVVVAASLMDRAGRKALLYTSSLLMFLSALTLTMNSHTAARPPGPGPPNLTMSSDLSPHNAFGNPLEAGPQTAAGLIPLISTMVFIFGYAMGWGPITWLLMSEVLPLVTRGVASGLCVTVSWLTAFVLTHAFSHLVDRYGLYVPYLGFTVVCVLCLLFTAVCIPETRGRSLEEIENYFRTGRTFTISRSASVIESDRGR